The Sminthopsis crassicaudata isolate SCR6 chromosome 5, ASM4859323v1, whole genome shotgun sequence genome contains the following window.
GGTAATTGATTAGATAAGGAAGGTGAAAGGAAAGAAGTTTCCAAGAAATTCTTCCATCTGTACAGGGTCCAATACAAAAAGGAGATTTGAAAATCCATTGAGTTGATTCTTAACAGTTTTAAAAGATTCTTTCTAAAATACACAGGAGGCTTGAGACTTTTGTGAAATCTGTCCATCTAAAGGAGGCAGCCAGAGGTGTGAACTCAGGGCCCTCAAAGCTGCCCCCACCAAGAAGAGTTAACAGGTTGCTCTGCAGAATGAAAAGCCAAGGGAATTCACACCTTTGCTCAGAGGGCCTAAGGGGTGGGGCTACCTCCTATAAAAGGAGAACATCCTTGTGTTCAGCAGCTCTGCTTTCATTGGAAAGGACGTCTCTTTCTCTAGCTGCTGCAGACTAGAAGCATTTGGAGAGAGAAGAATGGCTGCTACTGGGGAGCTTCTGAAGAAAATGCAGAGTGAGATCACCTGTAGCATCTGCAGGGGCTACTTCTGTGAGCCTGTCACCATTGGGTGTGGGCACAGTTTTTGTCGAGCTTGTCTCTCCTCCAGCTGGGGAGTTAGAGCCCAAGTTTTCTCCTGTCCTGAATGCAGGCAAGTTTCCCAGGATGGGGAGATCCCGCTAGTGAACAGGCACCTAGCACAGTTGACTGAGCTGGGCAAAGAACTTGGCTCCAAGCTTCTACAGAGCACTGAAGGACAGAGCCAGTGTGTCACTCACAAGAAACTCTTCAAGCTATTCTGTGAAGAGGACCAGACAGCACTGTGTGTGACATGTGGTGAAGCCCCAGAGCATGGGGCTCACAAGATCTCCCCAGTACAAGAGGCTGCTCACAAACACAGGAGGGAGCTTCAGCACATTCGGAGTCTCTTGGGAAATCATCTGGAGGAAGATGAGCAACTTCTTGCTCAGGAAGAAAAGCTTGCTGGTGACTGGCACTGGATGATGGAAGAACAATACTGCCAAACCCACTTCTTCTTGATGAAGGAAGAATCTCGATTTCTTGAAAGACTGAAGCGAGATCAAAAGGCCAGCCAGGACAGACTATCACAGCATATACAAAGCCTACAGGATCTCAGGCAAGAGTTGCAGGAAGCGGGCCAGCAAGCCAATCTGGATCTTCTGCAGGATGCCAAGCAGCTGCTGGGGAGGAGCAAGGCTGTGTTGGCCCAAAGGGCCAAATCTGTCACTCCAGAGCTGAAAGAATGTCCCATCCCCGGCCTGATCCAGATGCTCAACAGATTCCGAGTGGACCTCACTTTGGATCTTAGATCAGCCACTTCCTATGTGACCATTTCTGGGGATCTCAAGAGTGCCAAGGCTGGAGCAGGCTGGCAGTTGGGAACCAAGCATCCTGAAGATTATACTTATCCTTATGCCTTTGCTGAGCAGGCCTTCAGCTCAGGCAGCCAGTACTGGGAGGTGGATGTGACTCAACTTCCTCAGTGGATCCTGGGGATCCATACTCCCTACTTGAGGAGGAAAAGGGCCAGGAATGTGGACTCCTGTGCCTCTGTGTTCCTACTTCAGTGTGTCAAGAAGCAAGAATATCACTATTTACAGACCTATCCTGGGTCATTGAACCATCAAATGAAAGGCCCTCTACCTCGAATTGGAGTGTATCTGCAATATTCCTCTGGCACTCTGGGCTTTTACAACGTTCTCCAGCGTTCTCTTATTTAcaaattctattctattccctTCACAGCCCCTGTCAAGCCCATCTTTGGCCCTGGCCCCCCACTTCCAGGGACAAAGCCTGGTCCCATGACTCTCTGTGCAGTGGACTCGCATCTTTGTACCTGCTGCCATTTATCTCAATGAATATTCTACAAGCAGGACTTCTCAACTCACCACCATGCTCCCTGACCTTTCCCTGCAAGAGAATAAGCATCACCTGTACTTCATGATGAAGAAGAAACTTCCTGCTCACTAAATGTACAATAGTTTTCCACCCAGCAAGCTGAAGGACATCATTCCAcagtgttttgtacttttgttcTCCATGGATCTGCCTACTTATGAGTTTTCACAATCAATTGATTCTGTTGGAGCAGTTAATGAAAACTTCATGTGAAGGGCATGGATTTcataactttgttttgttttgttcctagGACTTAACAAAATCCTTTGGGGccatagatttaaaattttcaagtCTGTTTTCCTTGAATTACaataaacaaattttcttttaacaataAAGGTGAAATAAATGCGAACATTTACTGTGCTCctgtgtattttttgtttttattcactcTTTCCCGTTGTGCCTGTTTCTCCATTTGAGGTCTGCTTGGCAAAGAGAGTGTAATGTTTTCCTgctgaccatttccttctccaactgtttgtagagatgaagtaactgagaCAGAGCAAAGCGACTGGCTCAAAGTCATACAGATTATAAGTATCTGGGACCAGACATGATCACAGGAAGTTGACTATTCCCTCTTCCAGGTCAGGGCTTTCATCCAATGTGCttcctagctgcccccttatgcacattaggtattttatatttaattccaaAGGGACTAGCAAATCACTTTTTATTGaagtttcttattttcaaaacatatgcaagaattttttcaatgttgacCATtgaaaaaacttgtgttccaatttctccccttccccccaattcCTCCCCGAGATGACAGGCaacacaatatatgttaaacatggcaaaatatatgttaaatccataatAGGCACACATATTTAGGAAaatgtcttgctacacaagaaaaatcagatcaaaaagaaaaaaaataaaacaaaaaagaaagtaaaattcgAGCAAACCACAACAAATGCAGTTTAATGCTATGATGTAATCCACCCtcagtcccacagtcctctctgggttaTAGATAACTCTCATCAACACAAGTTCTTCATAACAGgcctgaataattttttttaaaagacccatGTCCATCCGAATTgaccattgtataatcttgctgttgctgtgtacaatgatctcctggttcagctcacttcatttagcatcagttcatgtaagtctctccagcctctgTGAAATCTTCCTGCTGTTTGCTTCTTGTACAACAATAATATGCCATGACATTGATATACCATCACTTGTTcacccattttccaattgatgggcagtcACTCACTTCCCAGTTTCTTGTccctacacaaagggctgccacaaacaatttttcACATGTAGATCCATTTCCCTACTTTagaatctctttgtgatataaacccagtagaaacactgctagatcaaagggtatgcatagtttgataactttttttttaccatagtttcaaattgttcttcagcattactggatctgttcacaattttaccaacaaaatattagtgtcccagttttcccacatcccctcctacattcttcattatcttttcctgtcatcttagccaatgtgacagatgtgtattggtatctcagagttgtcttaatttgcatttatctgatcaatagtgatttagagcaccttttcatataactagaaatggtgtTAATAACTCCATGTGAAAGTTGTCTgctcatgtcctttgaccatttatcaattcaaaaatggcttgacttcttataaatttaagtcaattttctatatatt
Protein-coding sequences here:
- the LOC141543776 gene encoding tripartite motif-containing protein 43-like, producing MAATGELLKKMQSEITCSICRGYFCEPVTIGCGHSFCRACLSSSWGVRAQVFSCPECRQVSQDGEIPLVNRHLAQLTELGKELGSKLLQSTEGQSQCVTHKKLFKLFCEEDQTALCVTCGEAPEHGAHKISPVQEAAHKHRRELQHIRSLLGNHLEEDEQLLAQEEKLAGDWHWMMEEQYCQTHFFLMKEESRFLERLKRDQKASQDRLSQHIQSLQDLRQELQEAGQQANLDLLQDAKQLLGRSKAVLAQRAKSVTPELKECPIPGLIQMLNRFRVDLTLDLRSATSYVTISGDLKSAKAGAGWQLGTKHPEDYTYPYAFAEQAFSSGSQYWEVDVTQLPQWILGIHTPYLRRKRARNVDSCASVFLLQCVKKQEYHYLQTYPGSLNHQMKGPLPRIGVYLQYSSGTLGFYNVLQRSLIYKFYSIPFTAPVKPIFGPGPPLPGTKPGPMTLCAVDSHLCTCCHLSQ